The genomic region CAGCCCCAGGGGGGCGGGGTCGCGCCAGAGTTGGCGCTGCAGCTCGGGGTGCAGGGCGGTGAGCCAGTCCTGCACGCGCAGCCAGGGGGCCTGACGCGCGCCGTGCAGGAAGGTGGCCGCGCCCAGGCGCAGGTTCACGTAGCCGTCCGAGGCCGGGAGCGCGGCGCAGGCGGGATCGACCACGAAGCGGCGCACGGGGCGGGGCAGGGCGTTGTAGAGCCTGGCGGCCTGGAAGCCCTGGAAGTGCTCGTAGCCCGCGAAGAGTTCGTCCGCGCCGTCGCCGCCCAGGGCCACGGTGACCTCCTGGCGCGTCACCTTGGAGAGCAGGTACGTGGGGGCGATGGAGGGGTCTGCCATGGGCTCGTCGAAACGGGTGACGATCTCGGGGAGCAGTCCCGCGCAGTCTTCCGCCGAGAGGATGTGCTCGTGGTGCTCGGTGTCCCACATGCGGGCCACGCTGCGGGCGTAGGCGGACTCGTCGTAGCTGGCCTCGCGGAAGCCGATGGAGAAGGTTTTGATGCGCGGAGCCTGCCCGGCCATGAGCGCGGCCACCAGGGAGGAGTCGATGCCGCCGGAGAGGAACACGCCCAGGGGCACGTCGGAGATCATGCGCCGTTTCACGGCCTGGGCCATCAGTCGTTCCAGCTCCCGGCCCAGCTCCGCCTCGGAGGCGCGGGCGGGCTCGGGCGCGGGGAGCGACCAGTAGCGGCCCAGGGTGACGCGGCCCTCGCGCAGTTCCAGCCAGTGGGAGGGCGGGAGCTTCTTCACCTGGCGGTAGATGGACTCCGGCGAGGGGACGTATTCGTAGGCCAGGAAGCGGGCCAGGGTGGCGGCTTCCACGTCCAGGCGCAGTCCCGGCACGCGGCGCAGGGCCGAAGACTCGGAGGCGAAGGCGAAAAGCCCGTTCTGGAGCGTGTAGAAGAAGGGCTTCTTGCCGAAGCGGTCGCGGGCGCAGAAGAGCGTGCGCTCGCGGCGGTCCCAGAGGGCGAAGGCGAACATGCCCTCGAAGCGCTCCAGACAGCGCGGCCCCCACTGGAGCCATCCGGCCAGGATCACCTCGGTGTCGGAGCAGGTGCGGAAGGCGTGGCCCAGGGCTTCGAGCGCGGCGCGGATCTCGCGGTAGTTGTAGATTTCGCCGTTGAAGGTCACGGCCAGGCGGCCGTGGGCGTCCTCCATGGGTTGGGCGCCGGTGGAGAGGTCGATGATGGAGAGACGGCGATGTCCCAGTGCGGCGGGTCCGTCGCGCCAGTGGCCGCAGCCGTCTGGTCCCCGGTGGGCCATGGAGGCGGTCATGGCCTGGAGGGATTCCATGGCCTCGGGCGGGAGGGGCCGGCCGAGGGAGTCCACCAGCCCGGCGATGCCGCACACGGCCTAGGGCTCCTGCCCGGCAGGCGGGCTGGTGTGGGCGCGGAAGAGCTCGTAGAGGCTGTGGGCGTTGACCTCGGGATCGAACATTTCGCGCACGAGGCGTTGTCCGGCTTCGGCCATGGCCAACGCGCCGTCGCGGTCGGCGGCCATGGCGCGGATGGCTTCGGCCAGGCCCTCGGGGTCGCGCTGGGGGGCGATGAGACCGGTCTCGCCGTGACGGATCACTTCCGGGATGCCGCAGACGTCCGTGGCCACCACGGGGAGTCGGCGGGAGAGGGCCTCCATGATCACGTTGGGGATGCCGTCGCGGTCGCCCGAGGCGTGCACGACGCTGGGCACCACCATGATGTCCTGGGAGGCCATGAGCCAGGCGGTCTCGTCGTGGGAGAGGAAGCCCGGCATGCACACCGCGTCCTCCAGGCCAAGGCGCTTGCGCAGGGCCTTGAGCAGGGGGTCCTGGAAGCCGGAGCCCACCAGGGTGAGCCGAAAGGGGAAGCCCTGGCGCTTGAGCAGGGCGCAGGCGCGCAGGAGCACGTCGAAGCCCTTGGTGCGCGCGAAGCGGCCCACGGCCAGGAGCTTGCAGGGCGGCGTCATGTCCGCGGCAGCTAGGCCGTGGTCCCTGAAGGTGAGGCTGTTGTAGACGAGGTGGATCTTGTCCTCGTGGCCCGGGGCCTGGGAGGCCAGGTAGCCCTTGTTGGCCAGGTTGTTCACGCGCACGAAGAGCGCGTCGCGAATTTTTTCGGCCAGCGCGCCGTCGGGGGGGTAGATGTCTCCCGCGCGTCCGGCCATGGAATAGGGCACGCCCGTGAGCTGCGAGGCCACCCATGCGGCGGTGGCTGGGCCGCCAGCCCAGGGGGCGTGGATGTGGTCCACTGCGTCGCGCTGGAGAAGCCGGGCCAGGCGGAATCCCGCCAGGAAGGCCCAGAGGCTCTCGGCCGTCACCTCCAGGCTGCACCAGCGGCGCAGGAGCATGCGCCGGGCCAGGTCCCTGAACACGCCCGGGCGGCGCTTGTTCCACCAGAGCACGTCGCGCAGGATGAGCGGTAGGGCGAAGAGGCCCATGCGGCGTACGCCGTAGGAATAGTCGATCATTTCGGGGGAGAGGTTCCGGAGCTTCTTGCCGTAGAGACTGTAGGCCAGCACGTGCAGTCCCAGGCGGCGCAACGCCCGGACTTCCCGGAAGATGAAGGTCTCCGAGGAGAGGGGGAACCAGAGCAGGACGTAGGCGATTTTGGGCAGATTCAAGGTGCGGCCTCGCAGGGGAAACGCCGTTGGCGTTTGGGGGTTCTATTCCAGGCTGGGCACGGTGTAAAGCGCCGGGCGCAAGGGCGCAGGAAGGCCTTGACAAGGGGCGCGATGTATCTCAACGGTGGTAAGGTCACGCGAAGCGGCGTCGCACGATCCGGCATTCCACAACCGTCCAGCCAGAGGCCTCCATGAGTCAGACGAACATTCTGCTTGAGTCAGGGACAAACGAGCTCGAAATCGTTGAGTTCTTCATCGACGAGGAGACCGAGGACGGCGGAAATTACCGCAGCTATTTCGGGGTGAACGTCGCCAAGGTTCTGGAAATCATTCGCAAGCCCAAGGTGACGGAGATGCCCTCCACGCCGCATCCCGCCGTGAAGGGCACGTTCAACCTGCGCTCGCGCATCATCCCGCTCATCGACCTCTCCATCTGGCTGGGCAAGGTGATGGTGCGCAACGAGGCCCCCAAGGTGATCGTGAGCGAGTTCAACAACATCACCAACGCCTTTCTGGTGTCGGGCGTAACGCGCATCCACCGCCTGAGCTGGGAACAGGTGGAGCCGCCCAGCGGCTACGTGGCCAGCTTCTCCTCCAACAGCTTCACGGGCGTGGTGAAATTCGAAGACCGCATCGTGCTGCTTCTGGACATGGAAAAGATCATCTGGGACCTGAACCCCAGCCTGGCCATGCGCGAGGAGCCCGATGAGGAGGCCCGCGTGGAGGCCACCGACGAGATCGCCTACCGCGCCCTGGTGGTGGACGATTCGGGCTCCATCCGCAAGCTCATCGTGAACACCCTCCTGCGCGACGGCTACGAGGTGGAGCAGGACATCAACGGCCAGCAGGCCTGGGAGCGCCTGGTGCGGCACAAGCAGCGCGCGCAGG from Fundidesulfovibrio magnetotacticus harbors:
- a CDS encoding chemotaxis protein encodes the protein MSQTNILLESGTNELEIVEFFIDEETEDGGNYRSYFGVNVAKVLEIIRKPKVTEMPSTPHPAVKGTFNLRSRIIPLIDLSIWLGKVMVRNEAPKVIVSEFNNITNAFLVSGVTRIHRLSWEQVEPPSGYVASFSSNSFTGVVKFEDRIVLLLDMEKIIWDLNPSLAMREEPDEEARVEATDEIAYRALVVDDSGSIRKLIVNTLLRDGYEVEQDINGQQAWERLVRHKQRAQDEGIDILELVNLVVTDIEMPAMDGHNLCKRIKDDPVLRDIPVILFSSLINEKLFHKGTSVGADDQITKPEITTLTQRSKALIEQKGRPRPRSR
- the asnB gene encoding asparagine synthase (glutamine-hydrolyzing) gives rise to the protein MCGIAGLVDSLGRPLPPEAMESLQAMTASMAHRGPDGCGHWRDGPAALGHRRLSIIDLSTGAQPMEDAHGRLAVTFNGEIYNYREIRAALEALGHAFRTCSDTEVILAGWLQWGPRCLERFEGMFAFALWDRRERTLFCARDRFGKKPFFYTLQNGLFAFASESSALRRVPGLRLDVEAATLARFLAYEYVPSPESIYRQVKKLPPSHWLELREGRVTLGRYWSLPAPEPARASEAELGRELERLMAQAVKRRMISDVPLGVFLSGGIDSSLVAALMAGQAPRIKTFSIGFREASYDESAYARSVARMWDTEHHEHILSAEDCAGLLPEIVTRFDEPMADPSIAPTYLLSKVTRQEVTVALGGDGADELFAGYEHFQGFQAARLYNALPRPVRRFVVDPACAALPASDGYVNLRLGAATFLHGARQAPWLRVQDWLTALHPELQRQLWRDPAPLGLDAPQLFASTRRTFDRSSASADLDRLFHAYCRQYLLDYILVKVDRCTMMHSLEARAPFLDRDVAEFACRLPTHMKLRGLSRKYLLKKALAHLLPEEIRTRNKRGFLIPVARWLRDKLKPLVEELLGEDHLRRQGLFDPKTVRGLVHEHDSGRRDRRKELWTLLVLQLWLAHNKPDVS
- a CDS encoding glycosyltransferase family 4 protein → MNLPKIAYVLLWFPLSSETFIFREVRALRRLGLHVLAYSLYGKKLRNLSPEMIDYSYGVRRMGLFALPLILRDVLWWNKRRPGVFRDLARRMLLRRWCSLEVTAESLWAFLAGFRLARLLQRDAVDHIHAPWAGGPATAAWVASQLTGVPYSMAGRAGDIYPPDGALAEKIRDALFVRVNNLANKGYLASQAPGHEDKIHLVYNSLTFRDHGLAAADMTPPCKLLAVGRFARTKGFDVLLRACALLKRQGFPFRLTLVGSGFQDPLLKALRKRLGLEDAVCMPGFLSHDETAWLMASQDIMVVPSVVHASGDRDGIPNVIMEALSRRLPVVATDVCGIPEVIRHGETGLIAPQRDPEGLAEAIRAMAADRDGALAMAEAGQRLVREMFDPEVNAHSLYELFRAHTSPPAGQEP